The Paenibacillus polymyxa M1 DNA segment CACTTACTATTATGAGGAGGAAAAAGCCTTTATTTTGTTCAAGATCAGCAACTAATAACTAGCCCTCCAGCCGCCTAAACTAAACTCGCATAAAAATGCCCCCTAGCATTCATCGGACAAACCAAGAGGTTTGATCCAATGTCTATACTAGGGGGTGCTCTTCTAATCAAGAAAATTTGCTTTACCCTTTAACTGACCCGGCTGCGATCCCTTCCACAATCCGGTCACTCATGATGAGGAACACGAGCAAAATGGGCAAAATGCTGATCATCAACGTGGCTCCGATTGCTCCCCAGTCGGTCGTATATTGTCCGATAAAGTTCTGAACGCCTACGGTCAGTGTTTTATTTTCGTCAGAGCTAATGAACGTATTGACGAAAATAAACTCGTTCCAGTTGTAGATCATATTAATAATAGACGTCGTTGCCATGACGGGGGTGGTCATGGGCAGCACAATCCGGAAGAACATCCGGTTGACGGAGCAGCCGTCCATAACGGCCGCTTCTTCCACTTCACGGGGCAGAGCGTAATAGAAGCCCAGCAAGATCATCATCGTTGTTGGCAGATTAAAAGCGACATACGACAGGATGATGGATACCGAAGTATCTGTTAGATGCAGTTTGAGAAACATACTGAACAACGGGATCAAAGTGGAATGGACCGGAATCATGAGTCCGACCATAAAGAGCCCGAGGACCAGCTGACTCCCTTTCCACCGCATACGTGTAATGGCAAACGTAACAAAGCTGGCAAGCAGCACGGTCAGCGCCACAGATATGACCGTAATCCACACACTATTGAAGAAATACCGTCCGATATTGCCGCTGGTCCACACATTCATATAGTTTTCCCAATGCGGCTGGGACGGGAGTGCAAACGGTGGAAGGTTAAACACTTCCTGATTATTTTTAAGCGAAAAAAGCATCAGCCACACTAGCGGTAAAAGCTGCGTCACCGCTAAGATGATCAAAAGTATATACAAAGCGGCATAACCGACCCGAGTTAACATTTTGCCGCGAGTAGCGACTCCAAGCGGATAGTTGGCGGCTGCCTGGGTTTTCATATCCGTTCCTCCCTCTTCCTGTCCTTTGTTACCCATGATCTAATTGCATGAATGTTCTATGAATACTGGATGGTGTCACTAGTAGCGGTCACCTTGCGAATCACCCACGTAGCAACCAGACAGATGAGCAGCAGGGCAAAGGCTGTAGCGCTGCCATATCCGAAATCGAAGCTGCGGAACGCCTGGTGGTACATGTACGAAGCCATCACTTCACTGGCCCCGTTCGGCCCACCGTCCGTCATGACGTAGATCAGGTCAAAATATTTGAGCGAGCCGACAATGGACAATATGATCGTCACGTTAATTACCTCGCGCAGTAGAGGCAATTTGATACGAGTCGCAATCTGCCAGGCACTGGCTCCGTCGATCCGTGCAGCCTCCATCAGCGTTTCGGGAATGTTTTTCAGCCCGGCATAATAGATCAGGATATAAAAGCCTGCATATTGCCAAATAATCGGAATGAATAAGGCAAGCAGCACCAGAGACGGATTAGCCAACCACTCGGGCGGATTGTGAACTCCGACCGATGCCAGCAAAGAATTCAGCACTCCGTTGGTCGGGTGATACATTTTGAGCCACAATTGAGCGATCGCTACAGAAGACAGCAGCATGGGAATCAGATAAATTTTCCGCAGCAGATTCGCTCCCTTGATTTTTCCTGACAGAATCATCGCAACGACCAGATAACCGATCAGACTGATGCCTGAAAACAAGGCCAGCAGCAGCGAATGCCAAGCACTTTGCCAGAATGCCGCGTCTGTGAACAAATGTTGATAGTTATCCAGCCCTACGAAAGTCATAGGGCCGATTCCATTCCACTGATTCAGGCCGTAATAGCCGGTCAGTACGATGGGCACATAAATCACGGCAAATAACAGCAGCAGGGAAGGCAACACATAGAGAGCAATGACGAGCTTATTGGACATGACCTTTTCCACGGTCAGACCTCCTTAGGTGGTCAATTTCAATTTCCTTTCTCGATGGCAGCCTTATGCTGGTCGGCAAATTGTTGCGGTGTCACCGCTTTACCAAACAACGCCTGAATCATATTCAAATGTACCTGCGCTGCATTCGGCTTCATTTGTACATCAGCGAACAATGTAATGTTGCTGGCTTGGTTCAGCCCATTCAGCAGATCGACATACAGCTTGGGCAATTTTTCTTTAGAGGTGTCCACCTTCGTCGCCGGAATAACGCCCGCCTGTGTGACCGATTGCTCTCCCCATTTTTCTACGAAGTATTCCACGAACGCTTTGGCTTCTTCTTTTACTTTGGAATTTTCCGAAACGAACAAACCTACTCCCGGACCTCCTACCCAACTGTTCTCGTTGCCCTTGCCGCCTGCAACCATCGGGAATTTAAAGAAGCCGACTTGATCTTTAAACGCTTGCGGGATTTCGGGATTAGTCGTAAAATTCGGCAACTCCCAAGTAGCCATCAAATACATCGCCGCTTTGTCGTTCATAAACTCGGATTTTCCTTCATCATTGGACAAGCCGTTAAATCCTTTGTTAAAGGCGTTCATATCCACCAGCGTCTGAATTTCGGAGGCCGCCTGAATTAAACCAGGGTCATCGAATGATCCTGAGCCGTCAATTGCTTTTTTCAGCGTTTCGCTACCTGCTATACGGTCTGCCAGATACATGTACCAAAGCGAACCCGTCCAGCGGTCTTTATTGCCCAATGCAATCGGTGCAACTCCATGATCTACAAGTGTTTTCACCACCTGCTTAAATTCATCAAATGTCGCAGGTACCTTCAAGTTATATTTTTGGAATATGGCTTTGTTGTAATAAATGGGTGTTATGTTCAATTCGATCGGAAGCGCATACGTTTTACCATCCAGCGCATAGGCATCGGTCGTTCCCGGTACGAATTTGTCCTTCAGCTTGGAACCTTGCAGCAGGTCATCCATCGGCGTAAATAATCCACCTTTAACGTAAGGCTCCATGAAGCCCGCTGCCCAAGTGATGCCGATATCTGGCAATTCGTTGGAAGCTGACAGCACTTTGAGTTTGTTTTTGTATTGTTCATTTTCCAGCACTTCCTGCTGAATGACGACATTCGGATGATCCTTTTGGTATTGATCTATAATCTGAGTTACAAGCTTGCTTTGCTGTGCCGAGCTTCCCTCTGGCCATAAGTGCATCATTTTGAGCGTAACCTTGCCCCCAGCTCCACTGGAACCGCCTTGCCCATCCTTACCAACACCACAACCGGACAGCACTAGCATGAATGACAGCAGCAGGGTCAACCCAGCAACCCATTTTCGATGTGAGCGCTTACGAACTGAATACTCGTTGGACATCGTTAGACCTCCGTTATTGTAATTATATTTTTTGTAACCGTTATCATTTGTAAGTTTAGCACTCTATTTCTGCTTCCAACAGGGTACGCTCATTGGGTATAATTCCACTTTTATTGGGTTGTGAGCAGCCTATATGTCAGTCGATATTCTCTGGTCCTTTACGCATCTGCTGTCTATAGCGGCTGGGACTTACCCCCTCGGTCGCTTTGAATACTTTAATAAAATATTTATCTGTCCGGTAGCCTGAGCGCTCACCGATTTGGGCAATCGTCAACTGGGTATGCAGCAGCAGCTCCTTAGCCCGTTGTATCCGTATCCTGTGCAGATATTCGCTGAAGGACAAACCACTTTGCTCCTTAAATAAAACACTAAAATAGCTCGCATTCAGGTGTGAATGCGCTGCAGTCTGCGCCATCGTAATGGGTTCGTGAAGATGCTCTGCCATAAAGGTGAAGGCTCGCCGTACCGGATCGCTAAGCGTAGTCGCTTGGAGGTCAAGCTCTAGCAGAACAGGGTCAGCCAGCTTGTCCAGCTTCTTATACCGCTGCCGTTCCTCTTCAAGTTGAAGTGCTTCATTTACCGCATTCAGCAGCTCCTGCTTATCAATCGGCTTGAGCAAATAATTAACGGCTCCGAGACGAAGCGCCTGCTGGACATAATCAAACTCCGCATATCCCGAGATCACAATGATCGCCGGGCGATGTGAATCCCGTTCCAGAGAACGGATTAAATCCAGCCCGCTGAATTCCGGCAACCGGACATCTGTAATCAGCAGATGCACCTTCTCCGCTTGCAGCATATGTAATGCCTCCAGGCCATTCCCCGATGTCATAATCCGGTATTTCCCGGCGGCCCACTGCTCCAGTGTCTGATGTATCCCCTGACGTGTTCTTTGTTCATCGTCCACAATAACAATGGTCTTGGATGAAAAACTCATTCCTACCGCCCCCCGTATTCATCAGGAATTTCAAAAGCGACCACCGTTCCTTCCTGCACAGCACTGTAGATCAGCACGCCGTCCGTTGGATAAGATGCACTGTCATAATAGAGAGCAAGCCTGCGCTGCACATTAACCAGTCCCATACCAGTTCCCTTGCTCTGACAGGCAGATCCCTCGATCAACGCTGTACGCACAGCTGCAAGTTCCTCCTGTGTCATTCCAGGTCCGTTATCTACAACCTCGATCCTAGTCCAACCCAACCTCGCCGAAGGAGTGATTCGAATTTCAACACGGCCATTGCCGATACGATTTTCGACACCGTGTAAGATTGCATTTTCTAGAATGGGCTGGATCAGCAGCTTAGGAAGCGGAATTCTTGCTGCCTCTGGTGGCATATGAATTTGCCAGCTCAGACGTTCGCCCAGACGCATCTCCATCAATTCCAGATAACGATGGACTTGTGCTATTTCTTCCCCAAGTGTCACCCAAGAGTCATGGTGAGCCGGTTCGATCACATAACGAAACAGCCGCGACATGGACACCATCAGCCCGGCAAGCTCCTCCTCTCCTTTTTCTTGCAGCGACCAATTGAATGCATCTAGCGTATTAAAAAGAAAATGCGGGTTGATCTGCGCTTGCAGTGCTTTAAGCTCGGTCTGGCTTTGTAAAGCCTCCTTCTCGCAAATGACACGGATCAATTCATTGATATCGACAATCATCGTGTTGTACTCTGCATTTAATTCCTGTAATTCAACCGCTGCTGCAGGTTCAGGATTCAAGGCCAACGCTCCTTCCCGTGAACGGCGCATCGCCTGAATCAAGTGACCTATCGGTCTGGTAATCAACGTTGACAGCATAAAGGACATGAACAGGAATAACACGGCACCTAGAGACGCCGAAATAATAAGTGTCGTCCGTAAAACCGTAATTCCGTCTGTGACGACGCTAACTGGAATCAGGATCAGCAGCGACCAGCCGGTCCGTTCCGATTGCTGAACTGCCTTCACATACTCGCGCTCTCCAATATGAACCGTCTGTGTCTTGCTGTGCAATACATCTAACAAATTAATCTGACTCATAGGCTCACCCGACAGCAGCTGCCCTCGACGATCTACAAGCAGCATAGTTTCATTTGCTTCTTCTTGGGTCGCTGACGTACCATTTAGCCCAAAATAACTTCGTTCCATGCGGGTAATCAGATATCCTCCGCGTGAAAACCAGCGATCCACCAGGCTCACCTGCCGAATCGCCAGCAGCGACTGGGGATTTTCAGGATCTATGCCGATCCAGACCAGCCTGCCTTTCATCTCATTGGCTTCCCGAATGTCCGCCTGTCCGATACGATCCTCCAGACTGCCTTCTCTAATCGGAAACAACATCTTCCCTTCAGCGGTATACAGCTCCAGCGAGCCAACGCTCGGCATATAAGCCTGATAGCTATGCATCACTTGCAGTAGCGATTGACGCTGTCCGAAAGTCACCTTGCCCCCATTACGCTCCTCCAGCAAAATATGCTGAACAGATGGATGATTCGCCACTTGTTCCGTCAGGCTGTCCATCTGGCCGATTAATGCATCCAGTCTGCCGCTTGCTTGTACTGCGGTTTGACCAATATGCCGTTCGGCACTGTCTTTCAACAGGTGAGAGACATTAAGATAAATAAACGCTCCCGCCACACTCATCATAATGAGCATTACCAATATAAAGCCGATAAAGATCTGATTACGCAACGTGTTTAATGGTTGAAACTTTGAACGCATAAGCCTTCTCCCCCTGAATCATCGCAGAAAAGCTGATAATGATAACGCTTTCTATTTTTCTATTCTAGCGCATCGTTCCCCTTTGTTGGCATCTTTTTAGCAGAGATTAATTAAAACGGCCAGCCCTCTTTGAAATCATTGCGTTTGATCATAACACGTAATAACGATGTATATTAAAAAAAGCCTTAACAAAGATAACACCTTATCCTTGTTAAGACTTCATCTGCATTACCAAAGCAATCCCTCAAAGTTACATTCAATGGCAGGGTTCAGACATTATCTTGTGGATAACGAAGCCCATTTTTGCTCCAGCCACTGATCAAATTCAGCACCCTTGTCGCCTTCATATACGTCATAAATATCGACTCTCATCTTGTGCAGCTTCTCGCGAAAATCGTTATAGGTATGGTCGGCTGGCAGGCTTTTTTTAATGCGCACCAGTATCTTCGTCAGCCCCTTAACAAGCTCACCCTCTTTGCGCACAGGTGGCTGTACGTTTTCGCCCCATTCCTGTAGCTTGTGGTAAGCAGCTTCCTGAACGGCATATACCATATCATTATTCATTCGGTGCGTCAGCAAGTCAATCGTCTGCTGGTTCTTCCATGCACCCAGATCATTCACCGCTGCTAGACGCGCTTTCCAATCGGAGGTTCGGTTGGCAGCCACCTTAAGCTGCTCATATACTTCTGCAAATTCCTGCTGAGTTTCGTTGTTTTCCAAAATAATCTCATCCTTTTCTAAAAATCACTACACTGCTGTTCATCACGATTGCCGTTTGTTAAATATAACATACTTGCAGGTCTTCTACTAAAAAAGATCATTATGAAGTGCATTGGACCCACAGCCAATAATATGAACAAGAAAGAACCCAAGGCTCCGCCTCAGGCTCACTGGTGCAGATTAACAACTGGAACCTGCGTTGGTACAGTTTTTTTATATACGGCATGCTCGATAATAGCCATATTTAGTGAGAAAATTTATAGAAAATCGGCACGTGCTGGTGTAAATGCATCTAGCAAAATTCCGTCATCCTCCAGCGGGATACAGCCATGAAGAGTGTCGGATGGAAAATGGATGCTGTCTCCTTCTTTAACAGTCTGCACTTCCTTGGTTTGCCCATTATCGATCATGAACTTAAAGCTTCCTTTCAAAACATAAGTGACTTGTTCATGGACATGCTTATGCAACAGGATTTCCCCAGTTTGGGCTTTAGCAAACATCACTTTGATATACATAAGCTGGTCACTGTGCGCCAGCACTTTCCGGGTCGTATTACTGTCTACTGTATCCATTTGAATATCTTGGTCATTAAAAAACATGAATCATTCCTCCTCATTTAGAACCCAATTTATTTAGATGAGTTATTTTTAAAAATTCATAAATCGGTTTAGTTTAAAACCAGCGGAAAATAAGCCAAAGTAATCCGGAAAGGGTTGTAAAGTCGGGATCGGCGAATGTCACTCCGTCGGCACCCAAAAAAGAAAAGAGCGGCAAGGTGAGAGCCGGCAGCAGACATAGCAAGAATCCATTAAGACAACTGGAAATGACTGCCCCTCTAAAACCACCGCTGGAATTGCCAAATATCGCGGCTGCACCGCCAGCGAGAAAACAGGCCATGATCCCCGGTACAATAACAGGCAATCCAATAAGCGGGAAAACAAAAACGCAGGCCACACCTGTGAAAAAGCTGACCAAGAAGCCTACCAACGCGGAATTGGGTGATTTGTCGAACAGTACCAGAACATCCACCCCAGGAACTGCTCCAGGTGCGAACACTTGGGAGAACCCCTTGAAAGCGGGTACAATTTCAGTCGTGAACAGCTTAACACCTGCTTTTGCGATATACAAGCCAGCAGCAAAAGTGGCTGATTGTTCGAGGATAAAGACGAGGTATTCTTTGCCGTTAGATAATTTGCTGACATATTCAGAACCAGCAACCAGTCCAGATACCAACAAAAGCACCAGCATCGTCAAGGTTGTTGCCACATTGGGATCACGCAAAAAACTGATGCGGTCATTTATTTTTACATTTTCGGTGTCATGTTCACGATTGCCTAAAACTTTTCCTAAATAGGTACCGAGAATGTAAGAAGTCATGGAAGCATGAGCAATTGTATATTCATCCGATTTGATAATATTTTTGCTGGCATTTCGGAGCAGGTAAGGAAACACTGCCATATAGCTCCCAATGACCAAGGAACCAACGATGATTGTAGTTAGCGAACTGAGACCCAGACCTTTCATAACGGCTGTAGCGGCAAAGCTCATGAACAAAATCAAGTGGAGAGACAAATAAATGTACTTGAACTTGGTCAGGCGCGCAAGCACGATGTTAAGGATCATGGAAAAAAGTAGAATGAGCGCAGCATCCGCCCCGATCTGATCAATGGTCAGGGCCATGATAGCTTCATTGCTTGGTACGACACCTTTAAGGTTGAACGCAAAAGAAAATATTTGGCTGAAGTTGGTGAGCACGCCTCCTAAAATTCCGCCTCCGACCTTAATCATGGTAAAGCCCATGAAAGAAAGGGTAGTTCCCGTTATGATCTCGGATACTTTCTTCCTCTGGAATATGAGACCGAGTAATGTCACAATCGCAATTATGATGGATGGCTCCCTGATAATGCTCATAAACATTTCCATAGTGATCTCCGACCTTCTTTTCTTTTATTTTTCATTCTTACTAAATCGATTTAGTAATGCTTGAAAAAAATTTCCCTTCCGGGAATGTAAAAAGAAGTAGAACTTTTTTTGTGAATTATATCACAAATCCAATCATAAATTTCCGTTTATGGTTCACTCCTCTCCTTTATTAAGTTGCAGTCATCACTACACTCAACACTACCAGAAAGGGTATTCATGACTCGAATCATAAGATCATTATAGCTCTTTATTTTCCTTTTACAATAGAATTTATAAAAACGTTTTCAAAAAAAGAAAAAAATACTTATTCCAATTATTCAATTTAACTTTTGGACAGATTCTCTGTGGTTAATGACCGGATTCAATCGGATGATTTCTGACAGCTGCTCATGCCCCTGCTCTTTTTGATCAATTTTATCGAGCAGTAGCCTCGCACTTCTTTTCCCCATTTCAAAACTCGGCTGGGAAACGGTAGTGATCGGCGGATTATAAAAAGATGCAAAGGATACATCATCTATCCCAATCAAGGAAAAATCATTAGGTATGGTCAGATGATTATTTTTGGCATAGATCAGCACCTGCTCCAAAATCATGTCATTCGTAGCAATGATTGCGGTGGGCGGGTTCTCCATGTGAAATAGTTGTCTAATAAGATCAGACATTTCATCCAGCCTGCCGCTTTTGATATAGTTTTCATGCACGGATATGTCATGTTTGCCGAGCGTATTTCTATAGCCGGACAGCCGCTCACTTCGTGTGGTAATTGCTTTTTTGCCTAGGGGAAACGTGATGATGCCGATGTTTTTGTGACCATGCTCAATCAGTGCTTCAACCGCAAGCTCACTAGCTTTTTCATTATTTAACAGCACCGTGTCTACGTTGATTTCATCGATTTTTCGGTCGACAAACACGAACGGATAGCCACTTTTAACAAGGGAAACATATAATTTTTTGTTCTCTTCTGTCGGAAAAATAATAAGTCCATCCACTTGCCGAGCAATCATCGACTGGACGTACTTTTTCTCTTTGAGCGAATCATCATCAGTATTGCAGACAATGACCTGGACATTTTCCAGTTGGCATTCATCTTCAATTGCGCGCACGATTTCTGTTGTAAATCTCGACAAAATAGTTGAAGAAATAACCCCCACAATAAAGGTCTTCTTTTGCTTGAGACTGCGCGCCACCTCATTGGGAATATAACTGAGCTCCTCAATCGCTTGCTCAATCTTCTTCTTGGTGCTTTCACTCATATAGTTGTATCTTTTATTCAGAAACTGTGAAACTGTGCTCTTCGACACCCCTGCACGTTCTGCGACTTCTTTCATCGTGGTTACCATGATTCCCCCCCTTTCTATATTGCGTATTAGGCATGTGTTCATTTTCAACTCTGTATGTACTCTACAACCTGTATGTAATGTGAATTTCCTTTATTATATACCTTCTTTTACAGGAGGAAAATATAATAAATGTGAGTTGGAACGTGCCTCACCCCATAATCCAGCCCCACAAATGCTAGACCCCCTAACCTAAATATCCCTTGTCGCAAAACTAATAATTTTGAACGAAATCTTAAAAATATACAAATTTTATGAACTTGTTTGATGGAAGATTTGAACATAAAATGAAATTGTAATCGGTTACAATATCATTTATATAAAGGAGGAAGCAAGAATCATGAAGAAAAAAGGGTTGAAAAAAACATTTTTCGTCATTGCCTCCCTCGTCATGGGCTTCACACTGTATGGGTACACTCCACCTTCGGCAGATGCAGCCAGCGTGAAAGGATATTATCATACCCAAGGAAACAAGATTGTAGATGAATCCGGGAAAGAGGCCGCATTTAACGGTCTGAACTGGTTTGGTCTAGAAACCCCTAATTACACTTTGCATGGACTGTGGAGCCGCTCAAT contains these protein-coding regions:
- a CDS encoding carbohydrate ABC transporter permease — its product is MKTQAAANYPLGVATRGKMLTRVGYAALYILLIILAVTQLLPLVWLMLFSLKNNQEVFNLPPFALPSQPHWENYMNVWTSGNIGRYFFNSVWITVISVALTVLLASFVTFAITRMRWKGSQLVLGLFMVGLMIPVHSTLIPLFSMFLKLHLTDTSVSIILSYVAFNLPTTMMILLGFYYALPREVEEAAVMDGCSVNRMFFRIVLPMTTPVMATTSIINMIYNWNEFIFVNTFISSDENKTLTVGVQNFIGQYTTDWGAIGATLMISILPILLVFLIMSDRIVEGIAAGSVKG
- a CDS encoding carbohydrate ABC transporter permease, with the translated sequence MEKVMSNKLVIALYVLPSLLLLFAVIYVPIVLTGYYGLNQWNGIGPMTFVGLDNYQHLFTDAAFWQSAWHSLLLALFSGISLIGYLVVAMILSGKIKGANLLRKIYLIPMLLSSVAIAQLWLKMYHPTNGVLNSLLASVGVHNPPEWLANPSLVLLALFIPIIWQYAGFYILIYYAGLKNIPETLMEAARIDGASAWQIATRIKLPLLREVINVTIILSIVGSLKYFDLIYVMTDGGPNGASEVMASYMYHQAFRSFDFGYGSATAFALLLICLVATWVIRKVTATSDTIQYS
- a CDS encoding extracellular solute-binding protein encodes the protein MSNEYSVRKRSHRKWVAGLTLLLSFMLVLSGCGVGKDGQGGSSGAGGKVTLKMMHLWPEGSSAQQSKLVTQIIDQYQKDHPNVVIQQEVLENEQYKNKLKVLSASNELPDIGITWAAGFMEPYVKGGLFTPMDDLLQGSKLKDKFVPGTTDAYALDGKTYALPIELNITPIYYNKAIFQKYNLKVPATFDEFKQVVKTLVDHGVAPIALGNKDRWTGSLWYMYLADRIAGSETLKKAIDGSGSFDDPGLIQAASEIQTLVDMNAFNKGFNGLSNDEGKSEFMNDKAAMYLMATWELPNFTTNPEIPQAFKDQVGFFKFPMVAGGKGNENSWVGGPGVGLFVSENSKVKEEAKAFVEYFVEKWGEQSVTQAGVIPATKVDTSKEKLPKLYVDLLNGLNQASNITLFADVQMKPNAAQVHLNMIQALFGKAVTPQQFADQHKAAIEKGN
- a CDS encoding response regulator yields the protein MSFSSKTIVIVDDEQRTRQGIHQTLEQWAAGKYRIMTSGNGLEALHMLQAEKVHLLITDVRLPEFSGLDLIRSLERDSHRPAIIVISGYAEFDYVQQALRLGAVNYLLKPIDKQELLNAVNEALQLEEERQRYKKLDKLADPVLLELDLQATTLSDPVRRAFTFMAEHLHEPITMAQTAAHSHLNASYFSVLFKEQSGLSFSEYLHRIRIQRAKELLLHTQLTIAQIGERSGYRTDKYFIKVFKATEGVSPSRYRQQMRKGPENID
- a CDS encoding cache domain-containing sensor histidine kinase, coding for MRSKFQPLNTLRNQIFIGFILVMLIMMSVAGAFIYLNVSHLLKDSAERHIGQTAVQASGRLDALIGQMDSLTEQVANHPSVQHILLEERNGGKVTFGQRQSLLQVMHSYQAYMPSVGSLELYTAEGKMLFPIREGSLEDRIGQADIREANEMKGRLVWIGIDPENPQSLLAIRQVSLVDRWFSRGGYLITRMERSYFGLNGTSATQEEANETMLLVDRRGQLLSGEPMSQINLLDVLHSKTQTVHIGEREYVKAVQQSERTGWSLLILIPVSVVTDGITVLRTTLIISASLGAVLFLFMSFMLSTLITRPIGHLIQAMRRSREGALALNPEPAAAVELQELNAEYNTMIVDINELIRVICEKEALQSQTELKALQAQINPHFLFNTLDAFNWSLQEKGEEELAGLMVSMSRLFRYVIEPAHHDSWVTLGEEIAQVHRYLELMEMRLGERLSWQIHMPPEAARIPLPKLLIQPILENAILHGVENRIGNGRVEIRITPSARLGWTRIEVVDNGPGMTQEELAAVRTALIEGSACQSKGTGMGLVNVQRRLALYYDSASYPTDGVLIYSAVQEGTVVAFEIPDEYGGR
- a CDS encoding HEAT repeat domain-containing protein; this encodes MENNETQQEFAEVYEQLKVAANRTSDWKARLAAVNDLGAWKNQQTIDLLTHRMNNDMVYAVQEAAYHKLQEWGENVQPPVRKEGELVKGLTKILVRIKKSLPADHTYNDFREKLHKMRVDIYDVYEGDKGAEFDQWLEQKWASLSTR
- a CDS encoding cupin domain-containing protein; protein product: MFFNDQDIQMDTVDSNTTRKVLAHSDQLMYIKVMFAKAQTGEILLHKHVHEQVTYVLKGSFKFMIDNGQTKEVQTVKEGDSIHFPSDTLHGCIPLEDDGILLDAFTPARADFL
- a CDS encoding PTS ascorbate transporter subunit IIC, with amino-acid sequence MEMFMSIIREPSIIIAIVTLLGLIFQRKKVSEIITGTTLSFMGFTMIKVGGGILGGVLTNFSQIFSFAFNLKGVVPSNEAIMALTIDQIGADAALILLFSMILNIVLARLTKFKYIYLSLHLILFMSFAATAVMKGLGLSSLTTIIVGSLVIGSYMAVFPYLLRNASKNIIKSDEYTIAHASMTSYILGTYLGKVLGNREHDTENVKINDRISFLRDPNVATTLTMLVLLLVSGLVAGSEYVSKLSNGKEYLVFILEQSATFAAGLYIAKAGVKLFTTEIVPAFKGFSQVFAPGAVPGVDVLVLFDKSPNSALVGFLVSFFTGVACVFVFPLIGLPVIVPGIMACFLAGGAAAIFGNSSGGFRGAVISSCLNGFLLCLLPALTLPLFSFLGADGVTFADPDFTTLSGLLWLIFRWF
- a CDS encoding substrate-binding domain-containing protein; the protein is MVTTMKEVAERAGVSKSTVSQFLNKRYNYMSESTKKKIEQAIEELSYIPNEVARSLKQKKTFIVGVISSTILSRFTTEIVRAIEDECQLENVQVIVCNTDDDSLKEKKYVQSMIARQVDGLIIFPTEENKKLYVSLVKSGYPFVFVDRKIDEINVDTVLLNNEKASELAVEALIEHGHKNIGIITFPLGKKAITTRSERLSGYRNTLGKHDISVHENYIKSGRLDEMSDLIRQLFHMENPPTAIIATNDMILEQVLIYAKNNHLTIPNDFSLIGIDDVSFASFYNPPITTVSQPSFEMGKRSARLLLDKIDQKEQGHEQLSEIIRLNPVINHRESVQKLN